A portion of the Sphingobacterium spiritivorum genome contains these proteins:
- a CDS encoding lamin tail domain-containing protein — protein sequence MSVLIEKRQLLCYWLAGLLHLLTPQVSLHAQNTLLLSDTLGVLFMDKFQAGQLHQWQPTRDYFVEDNILRISPQSSSPAYLHSSILPKAGMQYEIGFTSTTALSSANYFRFYLSVNKPSTHQPHEGYHLQVDGTSDYHFYKLYRQNGNSRMIIFQSTPLVNEKEHLSAQVMITCDQNGIWRIAVKEYEQKSFLPLLNTAGQAQVKDHVYKLQTDFGLASYFTATRRSSLRFHYILLKAYSSTDRLSVKRASILNPKTISILFSDPLDTATMSEQSNYFISPAKKIENITSQNSIVYLHLKDSLVKETFQINIRKAVLFNGHQTALDTAITLSHIPPYKPHPQDIIINEILFNPKPGGVDFVEIYNNSIEDINLQNWKIGKYNIADTVHYFPAGHYRLLTTNGTIVKQHYPATDLNNLIQLRTLPAYTNISGVVTLRYQEQIIDSLFYTENMHSPFITNKRGISLERQQYKEDTNTPGNFRSSATSAEGATPGYQNSRYSDKIFKKNNFFLTSRTFSPDGDSFEDLLFINYEIQVENAMISLSIVNDRGHMINRLIRNKSIGSSGQITWDGRTENGSPAPPGIYLYIVELYDNQGFNRTFRGSFVLASATSHY from the coding sequence ATGAGCGTATTAATAGAAAAAAGACAACTTTTATGCTATTGGTTAGCAGGCCTGTTACATCTTCTTACTCCGCAGGTATCCTTACATGCGCAAAATACCCTTCTTCTATCTGATACACTGGGTGTCCTATTTATGGACAAGTTCCAGGCAGGTCAGCTCCATCAATGGCAGCCTACCCGGGATTATTTCGTTGAAGATAATATTTTGCGGATCAGTCCCCAATCTTCATCACCCGCATATCTCCATAGCAGCATCCTACCTAAAGCAGGTATGCAATACGAAATCGGATTTACCAGTACTACAGCGCTTTCTTCAGCTAATTACTTCCGCTTCTATCTTTCTGTTAATAAACCTTCAACTCATCAGCCTCATGAGGGCTATCATCTGCAGGTAGATGGCACTTCAGATTACCATTTCTATAAACTTTATCGTCAGAATGGAAATTCCAGAATGATTATATTTCAAAGTACTCCGCTTGTAAATGAGAAAGAGCACCTGTCTGCACAGGTCATGATAACCTGCGATCAGAATGGCATCTGGCGTATCGCAGTGAAAGAGTATGAGCAGAAATCATTTCTTCCTCTCCTGAACACAGCCGGTCAGGCCCAGGTAAAAGACCATGTCTACAAGCTGCAGACAGATTTCGGACTGGCCAGTTACTTCACTGCAACACGTCGTTCATCGCTTCGTTTCCATTATATCCTGCTCAAAGCATACTCTTCGACAGATCGATTATCTGTTAAAAGAGCATCCATTCTTAATCCTAAAACGATATCAATTCTATTCTCCGATCCTTTGGATACAGCGACTATGTCTGAACAATCCAATTACTTTATTAGCCCAGCCAAAAAAATTGAGAATATCACTTCTCAGAATTCAATTGTATATCTGCATCTGAAAGATTCTTTGGTAAAAGAAACCTTTCAGATTAATATTCGTAAGGCAGTACTATTCAACGGACATCAGACAGCACTCGACACAGCTATAACGCTTTCACACATCCCACCCTATAAACCTCACCCTCAAGACATTATCATTAATGAAATATTATTTAACCCGAAGCCCGGAGGGGTAGACTTTGTCGAGATCTACAACAACAGTATAGAGGACATAAATCTACAGAACTGGAAGATCGGAAAATATAACATAGCCGACACTGTTCATTACTTTCCAGCCGGACATTACCGGCTGCTTACCACAAACGGAACAATTGTAAAACAACATTATCCGGCTACAGATCTGAATAATCTGATACAGCTACGTACACTCCCGGCCTACACTAATATATCAGGTGTAGTGACACTCCGGTATCAGGAACAGATTATAGATAGTCTGTTTTATACCGAAAATATGCATAGCCCGTTTATTACCAATAAACGGGGAATTTCATTGGAACGACAACAATACAAAGAGGATACAAATACTCCCGGAAACTTCCGTTCTTCCGCAACATCAGCGGAAGGAGCAACTCCGGGATATCAAAACAGCCGGTACAGCGATAAAATTTTCAAAAAAAATAATTTTTTTTTGACCTCCCGCACATTTTCTCCTGATGGAGATTCATTTGAAGATTTACTCTTCATTAACTATGAAATACAAGTCGAAAATGCCATGATCAGCCTCAGTATAGTAAACGATAGAGGTCATATGATCAATCGATTGATTCGGAATAAAAGTATAGGTTCATCGGGACAGATCACCTGGGATGGCCGAACAGAAAATGGTTCACCGGCACCGCCGGGTATTTACTTATATATAGTTGAATTATATGACAATCAAGGCTTCAACAGGACATTCAGAGGGAGTTTTGTCCTTGCCTCAGCCACATCTCACTATTGA
- a CDS encoding response regulator transcription factor produces the protein MIRILYVEDEAGLAMILSDTLASHGFEVTHCPNGGEAFSTFQEQKYDLLLIDVMMPVMDGFELAKKVRGMDTDVPIIFLTARTQTEDVVAGFHLGANDYIKKPFKIEELIVRIEALFKYYNRAQAVSKLQIGNYVLDHVKHLLTFEEMEEKLSFRESELLRRLFENKDKVVPREEIIKAYWSQDKYFTGRSLDVFISRMRKYLIKDERIKIINIRGIGYMLTIDE, from the coding sequence ATGATCCGTATTTTGTATGTAGAGGATGAGGCTGGTCTGGCCATGATTTTGTCAGATACTCTGGCGTCTCATGGATTTGAAGTAACACATTGTCCTAATGGTGGAGAGGCTTTTTCCACGTTTCAGGAACAGAAATATGATCTTTTGCTGATCGATGTCATGATGCCTGTGATGGATGGTTTTGAGCTGGCAAAGAAGGTGAGAGGAATGGATACGGATGTACCTATTATATTTCTGACCGCACGGACGCAAACTGAAGATGTCGTTGCAGGGTTTCACCTTGGAGCCAATGACTATATTAAAAAGCCATTTAAGATAGAAGAACTCATTGTCCGGATAGAGGCTCTGTTTAAATATTATAACCGGGCACAGGCTGTTTCAAAATTGCAAATAGGAAATTATGTTCTGGATCATGTGAAGCATCTGCTGACTTTTGAGGAGATGGAAGAGAAGCTATCCTTTCGGGAAAGTGAATTGTTGCGCAGATTATTTGAAAATAAAGATAAGGTGGTTCCCCGGGAAGAGATTATTAAAGCATATTGGAGCCAGGACAAATATTTTACCGGCAGAAGTCTGGATGTTTTTATAAGTAGAATGCGAAAGTACCTTATTAAAGATGAACGGATCAAAATTATTAATATCAGAGGTATAGGTTATATGTTAACAATAGATGAATAG
- a CDS encoding TonB-dependent receptor has translation MRHLALVSIFLFLSLSAVGQIRISGKITDKLTSQPIKGASISILNSKDSTTLKAPSDMLGNYTFNNLEQGTYVININYMGYKQDMRKITLGSTAATVNFQMESSEIMLDEIEITAETVALKGDTMEFNANKYATAKNSDADELIRQIPGVEIDEDGNVNAHGEAVKKIIVDGKEFFSTDPKIALKSLPADIIDKVQIIDDKSEQAKFSGFDDGKRDKVINIVTKPNRKKGYFGKANGNLGNDEKYATNININGFQNDKRYSLTAMANNTNETNFGEQGRGGNRGGNSNVERGLSKTYAVATSVNNSYLNQKMQVSADYNFNSTNTNTFTNSLTNYILGSRANQLRQQASNTDNGAVSHNAGARLHWDIDSTQRIDFVPKLSYSSNDRTNFNISTTLNELQDTINTSDRRNRNNSNNFNLSGALTYMVRLNKPGRTLSVNLNANHSSNNSEGRTYALNQYYKDALLNRIDTNNNQNISEGYGNGINGRLTFTENISRFSRLQANYSYRNTANYSDRKTFEFLEETGQLGQLNERLSNEFRNDFDFHSGGISYLFSKKDSLTFQIGANYQYASRKNDKTFPKNVLTTSGFRSFLPEMSIIYHISKEKRLELKYNTATNAPSINQLQDFIDNQNALRIQNGNPDLDQEYKHNISFQFRDIKKSTGRSFNSSLNFEYIQDKIVNSILLTDTAVHITDDIILGAGGQYITPENVNGAYSVRMTNSLGLPLNKWKLNLNLNNNLFFNNNYSILNKDLLNSKSYGIRQRVGISSNFGRKTVIGLSYNGNLTFTENPSLQVKKYNVYNHTINNNASVDFWKGMFVTSNINYMLNGGVQNTSGIQTVIWNASIGKRFFQKENAELSLKAFDIFNKAKNVNRRVDEFSISDVQSNTLTRYFLLSFTYHLRKFGGQDSKGSRGSTNPRREGGRGRGMR, from the coding sequence ATGAGACACCTTGCGCTTGTCAGTATCTTTTTATTCCTTTCCTTATCAGCTGTTGGTCAAATCCGTATTTCCGGTAAAATCACGGATAAGCTGACATCCCAGCCAATTAAAGGAGCCAGTATTTCTATTCTTAACAGCAAAGATTCAACTACTCTGAAAGCACCTAGTGATATGCTGGGCAACTATACATTCAACAATCTGGAACAAGGTACCTATGTCATCAACATCAACTACATGGGGTATAAGCAGGATATGCGAAAAATCACATTGGGAAGTACCGCAGCAACAGTAAATTTTCAAATGGAATCTTCGGAAATCATGTTGGATGAAATCGAGATTACAGCAGAAACAGTTGCACTGAAAGGTGATACAATGGAATTTAATGCCAATAAATATGCAACAGCCAAAAACTCCGATGCAGATGAACTGATCCGGCAGATTCCCGGAGTGGAAATTGATGAAGACGGCAATGTCAATGCCCACGGAGAAGCAGTAAAAAAAATAATCGTTGATGGTAAGGAATTCTTCAGCACGGATCCCAAAATTGCGCTCAAATCTCTACCTGCCGACATCATAGATAAAGTACAAATCATAGATGATAAATCTGAACAGGCTAAATTTTCCGGATTCGACGATGGTAAGCGAGATAAGGTCATCAATATCGTTACCAAGCCCAATCGGAAAAAGGGATATTTCGGAAAAGCAAACGGCAATCTGGGAAATGATGAAAAGTACGCAACTAATATCAATATAAATGGCTTTCAGAATGACAAGCGCTATTCCCTTACAGCAATGGCTAATAATACCAATGAGACCAACTTCGGGGAGCAGGGACGCGGGGGCAACAGAGGGGGAAATTCAAATGTTGAGCGTGGCCTGTCTAAGACATACGCCGTGGCAACGAGCGTCAACAACAGTTATTTAAATCAAAAAATGCAGGTCAGCGCGGATTACAATTTTAATTCGACCAATACCAATACTTTTACAAATTCCTTAACCAACTATATCCTCGGTTCACGGGCTAATCAGTTAAGACAACAAGCGTCGAATACAGACAATGGAGCAGTAAGTCACAATGCAGGGGCACGGCTACACTGGGATATAGATTCCACTCAACGCATAGATTTTGTGCCGAAATTGTCCTATTCTTCCAATGATCGCACTAATTTTAATATAAGTACAACTCTTAATGAACTCCAGGATACCATTAATACATCGGACCGGAGAAATCGAAATAATAGCAACAACTTTAATTTATCGGGAGCACTTACTTATATGGTAAGGCTGAATAAACCCGGAAGAACATTATCTGTTAATTTAAATGCCAATCATTCCTCCAATAACAGTGAGGGACGCACCTATGCGCTCAATCAATATTATAAAGATGCACTGTTAAATCGTATTGACACCAATAATAATCAGAATATATCTGAGGGCTATGGAAACGGAATAAACGGAAGGCTGACCTTTACCGAAAACATATCCAGATTCAGCCGGTTACAGGCTAATTACAGTTACCGCAATACGGCAAATTATTCGGACCGCAAGACTTTCGAATTTTTGGAAGAAACCGGACAACTGGGCCAGCTTAACGAGAGGTTATCAAATGAATTCCGAAATGATTTTGATTTTCACAGTGGTGGTATATCTTATTTATTCTCTAAAAAAGATAGCTTAACGTTTCAGATTGGAGCAAATTATCAATATGCCTCCCGCAAGAATGATAAGACTTTCCCTAAAAATGTACTCACGACTTCCGGATTCCGAAGCTTTTTACCGGAGATGAGTATCATTTATCACATCAGTAAAGAAAAGCGGCTGGAATTGAAATATAATACCGCAACGAATGCCCCTTCTATAAATCAGTTACAAGACTTTATAGACAATCAAAACGCCTTGCGTATTCAAAACGGTAATCCGGATCTGGATCAGGAATATAAACATAATATTAGTTTTCAATTCAGGGATATCAAAAAATCCACAGGACGCAGTTTCAATTCCAGCCTTAACTTTGAATATATACAGGACAAGATCGTCAATTCGATCTTACTGACAGATACAGCAGTACACATCACAGATGATATTATTTTAGGAGCCGGTGGACAGTACATCACACCGGAGAATGTCAACGGAGCTTACTCGGTCAGGATGACAAACAGTCTGGGTTTACCGCTTAATAAATGGAAACTAAACCTCAACCTGAATAATAATCTTTTCTTTAATAACAATTATTCCATATTAAATAAAGATTTATTGAATTCCAAATCCTACGGTATACGTCAGCGAGTAGGAATATCCAGTAATTTCGGAAGAAAGACAGTAATAGGACTCTCCTACAACGGCAACCTGACCTTTACGGAGAATCCATCCTTACAGGTCAAAAAATATAATGTGTACAACCATACCATTAACAATAATGCGTCTGTAGATTTCTGGAAAGGAATGTTTGTGACGTCCAATATAAACTACATGCTTAACGGTGGTGTACAGAATACCTCCGGGATTCAGACAGTTATCTGGAATGCCTCCATTGGCAAACGGTTCTTTCAGAAAGAAAACGCAGAACTGTCTTTAAAAGCATTCGATATCTTCAATAAAGCAAAAAATGTCAACAGACGTGTAGATGAATTCTCGATTTCAGATGTTCAGTCTAATACATTGACCCGCTATTTTCTATTGAGTTTTACATACCATCTACGCAAATTCGGCGGACAGGACAGTAAAGGATCACGCGGATCAACCAACCCGCGCAGAGAAGGAGGAAGGGGCAGAGGAATGCGTTAA
- a CDS encoding aspartate-semialdehyde dehydrogenase, which translates to MKVAVVGATGLVGSEMLTVLAERNFPVTTLIPVASEKSKGKEIEFKGKKYEVVTATEAIALKPDVALFSAGGSTSTEFAPLFAEAGITVIDNSSAWRMDPTKKLVVPEVNGDVLTAEDKIIANPNCSTIQMVVALKPLHDKYKIKRVVVSTYQSVTGTGVKAVQQLNDERAGIEGEKAYPYQIDLNVIPHIDVFQDNGYTKEEMKMIKETNKIMQDDSIKVTATTVRIPVMGGHSESLNIEFENEFDLKDIRSVLEAQSGVIVVDDPANLAYPMPKDAHGRDEVFVGRIRRDESQDKTLNMWVVADNLRKGAATNAVQIAELLNKKGLI; encoded by the coding sequence ATGAAAGTTGCAGTAGTTGGCGCAACAGGCCTTGTTGGGTCAGAGATGTTGACAGTTTTGGCAGAGCGTAATTTCCCGGTGACCACCTTGATTCCAGTTGCTTCTGAGAAGAGCAAGGGTAAGGAAATTGAGTTTAAGGGTAAGAAGTACGAGGTTGTAACCGCAACAGAAGCTATTGCACTGAAACCTGATGTTGCTCTTTTTTCAGCCGGAGGCAGTACTTCTACAGAATTTGCTCCTTTGTTTGCAGAGGCAGGGATTACAGTTATTGACAATTCATCAGCATGGCGCATGGACCCGACAAAGAAACTTGTCGTTCCGGAAGTAAACGGGGATGTATTGACTGCAGAGGATAAAATTATAGCAAATCCTAACTGTTCTACGATCCAGATGGTCGTGGCATTGAAGCCATTACATGACAAATACAAAATCAAGCGTGTAGTTGTATCTACTTATCAATCCGTTACCGGAACCGGTGTTAAAGCGGTTCAGCAGCTTAATGATGAGCGTGCGGGAATAGAAGGAGAAAAAGCGTATCCTTATCAAATCGATTTGAATGTAATTCCTCATATTGATGTATTCCAGGACAATGGATATACAAAAGAAGAAATGAAGATGATCAAGGAAACGAATAAGATCATGCAAGATGATTCTATTAAAGTGACAGCGACTACTGTCCGTATACCTGTGATGGGCGGGCACTCTGAATCTCTTAATATCGAATTTGAAAATGAGTTTGATTTGAAAGATATCAGATCTGTACTGGAAGCACAGAGTGGCGTAATTGTAGTGGATGACCCGGCTAATCTGGCATATCCTATGCCAAAGGATGCACATGGTCGTGATGAAGTCTTTGTTGGTCGTATACGTCGTGATGAGTCTCAGGACAAGACATTGAATATGTGGGTTGTTGCAGATAACCTTAGAAAAGGAGCTGCAACGAATGCTGTTCAGATTGCAGAACTATTAAACAAGAAGGGACTGATTTAA
- the pncA gene encoding bifunctional nicotinamidase/pyrazinamidase: MKALIIVDVQNDFVPGGSLAVEHGDEIIPLINQLQQDYELVVATQDWHPVHHKSFAVEHPGKSVFEVIELNGLEQRLWPMHCVQGSSGAAFHEQLDMNRVEAIFRKGMNPEIDSYSGFFDNGRRKNTGLAGFLRDRNIEEVHVCGLAADYCVYFTAKDALSLGFQTAILADATKAIDPAHFQTLARSFEEDGGRLI, from the coding sequence ATGAAAGCATTGATTATAGTAGATGTTCAAAATGACTTTGTGCCGGGTGGATCGTTGGCCGTAGAACATGGCGATGAGATTATCCCTTTGATTAATCAGCTTCAGCAGGATTATGAACTGGTGGTTGCTACGCAAGACTGGCATCCCGTTCATCACAAAAGTTTTGCGGTGGAACATCCTGGCAAAAGCGTTTTCGAGGTAATTGAACTAAATGGTCTGGAGCAGCGATTGTGGCCAATGCATTGCGTACAGGGGAGTAGTGGAGCAGCATTTCATGAACAGTTAGACATGAATCGGGTAGAAGCGATCTTCAGAAAAGGAATGAATCCGGAAATAGATAGCTACAGTGGTTTTTTTGATAACGGACGCAGGAAAAATACAGGTCTTGCTGGATTTTTGCGTGACAGAAATATTGAAGAAGTCCATGTATGCGGTCTGGCGGCCGATTACTGCGTATATTTCACAGCTAAAGATGCATTATCTCTAGGCTTTCAGACAGCAATTCTTGCTGATGCCACTAAGGCGATAGATCCGGCTCATTTTCAAACACTTGCCAGATCATTTGAAGAAGATGGTGGGAGGTTGATTTAA
- a CDS encoding DUF4270 family protein, which produces MSRFFKRRNIRYILPILFIAVVSSCNKDISISLDGSDNNLGLSVTDSFTVNVSTFQMDNLPTAATGTILVGKANSAKTGSISSSSYFRLGLGNVSATIPDGATFDSLTLVIKPNQARYYYGDTTVNQKISVHEVTENIILRDITTGIDNNLTPAFVTGPTLFGKQKFNYNSTPLGELTFRPRIKSLDTLSVRLDQNLGNTLFNLFKNNDIKVSSNANFQEFFKGMVIVPAATNTTVIGFNDTLAVKVNYSYIGSDGFKTQAAKTFTIDSKSYQHNNITFDRTGTPYESLNYTNKELKSSETNQEVFVQGGTGVVANIKIPSLREFILDEKISINKAELIIETPNLNTGMYPVPPSVMLMVANINGIPVTAVNFPFTNTIQQVSFSKGNDTGANGKYVFDLIAYLKNINTVNYYDTSLFLTVASPSLFSTANALEIAKENNKPKVKLNIVYTKF; this is translated from the coding sequence ATGAGTCGATTTTTTAAAAGAAGAAATATAAGATATATTTTACCAATTTTATTCATTGCTGTCGTAAGTTCCTGTAATAAGGATATCAGTATTTCACTTGATGGCTCCGATAACAATCTTGGTCTTAGTGTTACCGATTCATTTACTGTAAATGTCTCCACCTTCCAGATGGATAATCTTCCTACTGCAGCAACGGGTACTATCCTTGTCGGTAAAGCGAACAGCGCAAAGACGGGAAGTATTTCATCAAGCAGCTATTTTCGCTTAGGTTTAGGAAATGTATCTGCGACAATACCTGACGGTGCAACATTTGACTCCCTGACACTGGTTATCAAACCTAATCAGGCCAGATACTACTACGGAGATACTACTGTAAATCAAAAGATAAGTGTACATGAAGTCACAGAAAATATCATACTAAGAGACATTACTACAGGTATTGATAATAATCTGACTCCGGCTTTTGTCACAGGTCCGACTCTATTCGGCAAGCAGAAATTTAATTATAACAGCACGCCTCTTGGAGAATTAACATTCAGACCACGTATTAAATCCTTAGATACTTTATCTGTACGTCTGGATCAGAATCTTGGAAACACATTATTTAATCTTTTCAAGAATAATGACATTAAAGTATCTTCCAATGCTAACTTTCAGGAATTCTTTAAAGGTATGGTCATTGTCCCTGCAGCGACTAATACTACTGTAATCGGATTTAATGATACACTGGCAGTTAAAGTAAACTATTCTTACATCGGATCGGACGGATTTAAAACTCAGGCTGCAAAAACATTTACTATTGACAGTAAATCTTATCAGCATAACAATATTACATTTGACCGTACCGGTACTCCATACGAATCCTTAAATTATACGAATAAAGAGTTGAAAAGCTCGGAAACTAATCAGGAAGTATTTGTTCAGGGTGGTACAGGAGTTGTAGCGAACATTAAGATTCCTTCGTTAAGAGAATTTATACTGGATGAGAAGATTTCCATAAACAAAGCGGAGTTGATTATCGAAACACCAAATTTAAATACCGGAATGTACCCTGTACCTCCATCCGTCATGCTGATGGTAGCAAATATTAACGGAATACCTGTTACAGCAGTCAATTTTCCTTTTACAAACACTATACAACAGGTAAGTTTCAGCAAAGGAAATGATACCGGAGCAAATGGTAAATATGTATTTGATCTGATTGCATACCTTAAGAATATTAATACTGTAAATTATTATGATACTTCGTTATTTTTAACTGTTGCATCTCCAAGCCTGTTCTCCACAGCGAATGCGCTTGAAATCGCAAAAGAAAATAACAAGCCAAAAGTTAAATTAAACATCGTATATACTAAATTTTAA
- a CDS encoding Kelch repeat-containing protein, whose protein sequence is MNKKNWLILFLACTIALTSFNSCKKSDDTDSTTDTGPTEWFKTSAFDGDPRSAAAYFSIGDNGFITTGILRTNERVKDTWLFDSKKGSWSKKADFIGDARNAAVGFAINGVGFVGTGYNGTDALNDFYKYDSATNTWTKIKSLPGEARYGAVAFSLGGFGYVGLGSTKAEKTLKDFYKYDPATDTWTEVGTIFANKRVNAFSFVIGNTAYVGGGFDNNAFPEDFYKFDGTTWTRLNDIKTDDIDVTRQSASAFTVGQTAFVVGGKKSSILNSTWRYNPSSDSWESKHQAFQGSAREGAASFSVNGKGYIATGANGTFKFDDNWEFIPVR, encoded by the coding sequence ATGAACAAGAAAAATTGGCTAATCTTATTTTTAGCCTGTACTATCGCTTTAACGTCCTTCAATTCTTGTAAAAAAAGTGATGATACAGATAGCACAACAGATACAGGTCCGACTGAGTGGTTTAAAACTTCAGCTTTTGACGGAGATCCACGCAGTGCAGCAGCCTATTTCTCTATCGGAGACAACGGTTTTATTACTACGGGTATCCTGAGAACAAATGAGAGAGTAAAAGATACCTGGTTATTCGATTCCAAAAAAGGTTCATGGTCTAAAAAAGCTGACTTCATCGGAGACGCTCGTAACGCAGCTGTAGGTTTCGCAATCAACGGAGTTGGTTTCGTAGGTACAGGATACAACGGAACAGATGCATTGAATGACTTTTACAAGTACGATTCTGCGACAAACACATGGACAAAGATTAAATCTTTACCAGGTGAAGCCAGATACGGAGCGGTAGCGTTTTCATTAGGAGGTTTCGGATATGTAGGTTTAGGTTCTACAAAAGCGGAAAAAACACTTAAAGATTTCTACAAATACGATCCTGCAACTGATACCTGGACTGAAGTAGGTACTATCTTCGCTAATAAAAGAGTGAATGCCTTTTCTTTCGTGATCGGTAACACTGCTTATGTAGGTGGTGGTTTTGACAACAACGCTTTCCCTGAAGATTTCTATAAATTTGACGGAACAACATGGACTCGTCTGAATGACATCAAAACAGATGATATCGACGTAACACGTCAGAGTGCATCTGCTTTTACAGTAGGTCAGACAGCATTCGTTGTTGGTGGTAAAAAATCTTCTATTCTGAACAGCACATGGAGATACAATCCTTCAAGTGATTCATGGGAAAGCAAACATCAGGCATTCCAGGGATCCGCACGTGAAGGCGCAGCATCATTCTCTGTAAACGGAAAAGGATATATCGCAACAGGTGCTAACGGTACATTCAAATTTGATGACAACTGGGAATTCATTCCTGTGAGATAA
- a CDS encoding sensor histidine kinase, with protein sequence MVKRYKLVITVMILTGLGVILVLSGWLYGSYQNRRDLFLSSAERSMFNVIQEVYQTKINVDDSLRSAQARGRKSFVGYLQEKFPKIDFDSLRKNFEESSGKSSYMQGFRDNAPRRGEERNDEGPAQIIPPYLFKDFDFDKEVMDTVCHRLKLTLTDKGIHTDFKVELLQLSREEVSTFRANTKAEKLMWTRPTLVNPDRGQFVVVKFENTWRYFLFGIGWQLLVSIVLVASLVGSFLYLMLTILRQNKMAQLRKNFVNNMTHELKTPVSTVMAAVEAIQTYGVKDDKAKMELYLQVSRNELQHLSDMIEKVLQMDIDEVKGVNLQYTTFDIADLLERCIMIAKLNFKKKIEVVFDCEKRPVMISADEAHLKNVCSNLLDNAIKYSGEEVLITVVLKELAHSIEISVKDNGKGIAAEYQKDVFDAFFRVPEGNLHEVKGFGLGLSYVKQMITQHGGTVSLVSELNKGSIFTISIPKA encoded by the coding sequence ATGGTGAAAAGGTATAAATTGGTAATAACAGTCATGATCCTGACGGGTTTGGGCGTTATTCTGGTATTGTCGGGATGGCTTTATGGCAGCTATCAGAACAGACGGGATCTGTTTCTTTCTTCTGCAGAAAGATCAATGTTTAATGTTATACAGGAAGTATATCAGACGAAGATCAATGTAGACGATTCTCTCCGTTCCGCTCAGGCCAGAGGAAGGAAATCATTTGTAGGCTATCTGCAGGAAAAATTTCCAAAAATAGACTTTGATTCTTTACGCAAGAATTTTGAAGAAAGCTCAGGGAAATCTTCCTATATGCAAGGCTTCAGGGATAATGCTCCCAGAAGAGGAGAAGAGCGTAATGACGAAGGACCTGCTCAGATTATTCCTCCCTATCTGTTCAAAGATTTTGATTTCGATAAAGAGGTGATGGATACGGTCTGTCACAGACTTAAACTGACGCTAACAGATAAAGGTATTCATACCGATTTCAAGGTGGAGTTACTGCAGCTTAGTCGGGAAGAGGTGTCTACTTTCCGTGCAAATACGAAAGCAGAAAAGCTGATGTGGACAAGACCAACCTTAGTAAATCCAGACAGAGGGCAGTTTGTCGTGGTTAAATTTGAGAATACCTGGCGTTATTTTCTTTTTGGTATAGGATGGCAGTTGTTGGTTTCAATAGTTCTTGTTGCTTCTCTGGTTGGCTCCTTTCTTTATCTGATGCTGACCATATTGCGGCAGAATAAGATGGCTCAACTGCGAAAGAATTTTGTAAATAATATGACCCATGAGCTCAAGACTCCGGTCTCTACTGTTATGGCAGCTGTAGAAGCGATTCAGACGTACGGTGTCAAAGATGATAAAGCTAAAATGGAGTTATATCTTCAGGTTTCCAGAAATGAGCTTCAACACCTTTCTGATATGATTGAAAAAGTTTTGCAGATGGATATTGATGAAGTAAAGGGAGTCAATTTACAATACACGACATTTGATATTGCAGACTTGCTGGAGCGGTGTATTATGATTGCAAAGCTCAATTTTAAAAAGAAGATTGAGGTAGTCTTTGATTGTGAAAAGAGACCGGTAATGATATCGGCTGATGAAGCGCATCTGAAGAATGTGTGTAGCAATCTGCTGGATAATGCAATCAAGTATTCCGGAGAAGAGGTTTTGATAACGGTTGTTCTGAAAGAATTGGCGCACTCGATAGAGATCAGTGTGAAAGATAATGGGAAGGGCATTGCTGCAGAATATCAAAAGGATGTATTTGATGCTTTTTTCAGAGTTCCCGAGGGAAATCTTCATGAAGTAAAGGGTTTTGGTCTGGGATTATCATATGTAAAGCAAATGATTACACAACATGGAGGGACTGTTTCTCTCGTCAGTGAATTAAATAAAGGTAGTATCTTTACGATCAGTATTCCTAAAGCGTAG